A single Anopheles arabiensis isolate DONGOLA chromosome 2, AaraD3, whole genome shotgun sequence DNA region contains:
- the LOC120895281 gene encoding purine nucleoside phosphorylase isoform X2 produces the protein MAAFIESKQSGGGSSRMYTYDTLQEIATYLLERTELRPKVGIICGSGLGTLAEQLTDVDSFDYETIPHFPVSTVAGHVGRLVFGYLAGVPVMCMQGRFHHYEGYPLAKCAMPVRVMHLIGCTHLIATNAAGGANPKYRVGDIMLIKDHINLMGFAGNNPLQGPNDERFGPRFFGMANTYDPKLNQQAKVIARQIGIENELREGVYTCLGGPNFETVAEVKMLSMLGVDAIGMSTVHEIITARHCGMTCFAFSLITNMCTMSYEEEEEHCHDSIVGVGKNREKTLGEFVSRIVKHIHYEAKK, from the exons GTACACGTACGACACGCTGCAGGAAATTGCCACCTATCTCCTGGAGCGCACCGAGCTACGCCCGAAGGTGGGCATCATCTGCGGGTCCGGCCTGGGCACGCTGGCCGAGCAGCTGACCGATGTGGACAGCTTCGACTACGAGACGATCCCGCACTTTCCCGTCTCGACCGTGGCCGGCCATGTCGGACGGCTGGTGTTCGGGTACCTTGCCGGCGTGCCGGTCATGTGCATGCAGGGCCGCTTCCACCACTACGAGGGCTATCCGCTGGCAAAG TGCGCAATGCCGGTGCGTGTGATGCACCTGATCGGCTGTACGCACCTGATCGCCACGAATGCGGCCGGCGGCGCCAACCCCAAGTACCGGGTCGGCGACATCATGCTGATCAAGGATCACATCAATCTGATGGGCTTTGCCGGGAACAATCCGCTCCAGGGGCCGAACGATGAGCGGTTCGGGCCGCGGTTCTTCGGCATGGCCAACACGTACGATCCGAAGCTGAACCAGCAAGCGAAGGTGATCGCGCGCCAGATCGGCATCGAGAACGAGCTGCGCGAGGGTGTCTACACCTGTCTCGGCGGGCCGAACTTCGAGACGGTGGCCGAGGTGAAGATGCTGTCGATGCTCGGCGTGGACGCGATCGGCATGTCGACCGTGCACGAGATCATCACGGCCCGGCACTGCGGCATGACCTGCTTCGCCTTCAGCCTGATCACCAACATGTGCACGATGAGctacgaggaggaggaggaacacTGCCACGACAGCATTGTCGGTGTGGGCAAGAACCGGGAGAAGACGCTCGGCGAGTTTGTCAGCCGCATCGTCAAGCACATCCACTACGAGGCGAAGAAGTAG
- the LOC120895282 gene encoding purine nucleoside phosphorylase-like, producing MNRTNLNEVTNGEQHTTSSTKPSAKRTNGLYNPVQENASYGSYEMVQEIATYLLDRTRIRPLCGIICGSGLGCLAEQLTEVDCFDYETIPHFPVSTVAGHLGRLVFGYLAGVPVLCMQGRFHYYEGYSLAKCSMPVRVMRLVGCTHLIATNAAGAINSSYRVGDIMLIKDHVNLMGFAGNCPLLGPNDERFGPRFLGMAKAYEPALLQAAKEAATHVPGLQSVLREGVYCCVGGPNFETVAEGRLMALLGVDAIGMSTVHEIITARHCGMTCFAFSLITNMCTMSYEEEEEHCHETFVDVGRQLEQRICDLVTRVVSTLPAVGANGHKE from the exons ATGAATCGAACGAATTTAAATGAAGTTACCAATGGAGAGCAgcacaccaccagcagcacaaaGCCGTCAGCCAAACGGACCAACGGATTGTACAATCCCGTGCAGGAAAATGCAAG CTATGGCAGCTACGAGATGGTGCAGGAAATCGCCACTTATCTGCTGGACCGCACGCGCATCCGTCCCCTGTGTGGTATCATCTGCGGCTCGGGGCTCGGCTGCCTGGCCGAACAGCTGACCGAGGTGGACTGCTTCGACTACGAGACGATCCCGCACTTTCCCGTCTCGACCGTGGCCGGCCATCTGGGACGGCTAGTGTTTGGGTATCTGGCCGGTGTGCCCGTGCTCTGCATGCAGGGACGCTTCCACTACTACGAGGGATACTCGTTGGCGAAG TGCTCCATGCCGGTGCGTGTGATGCGCCTGGTCGGCTGTACGCACCTGATCGCTACGAATGCGGCCGGTGCCATCAACAGCAGCTACCGCGTCGGCGACATCATGCTCATCAAGGACCACGTCAATCTGATGGGCTTCGCTGGCAACTGTCCGCTGCTCGGCCCGAACGATGAGCGCTTCGGGCCGCGGTTTCTCGGCATGGCCAAAGCGTACGAACCGGCCCTGCTGCAGGCGGCCAAAGAGGCGGCCACCCATGTGCCCGGGCTGCAGAGTGTGCTGCGCGAGGGTGTGTACTGTTGTGTCGGCGGTCCCAACTTTGAAACCGTGGCCGAGGGTCGGCTGATGGCGCTGCTCGGCGTGGACGCGATCGGCATGTCGACCGTGCACGAGATCATTACGGCACGGCACTGCGGCATGACCTGCTTCGCCTTCAGCCTGATCACCAACATGTGCACGATGAGctacgaggaggaggaggaacacTGCCACGAGACGTTCGTGGACGTTGGCCGGCAGCTGGAGCAACGTATCTGCGATCTGGTGACGCGGGTCGTCAGCACGCTTCCTGCAGTGGGCGCAAACGGACATAAAGAGTAG